In the genome of Nymphaea colorata isolate Beijing-Zhang1983 chromosome 9, ASM883128v2, whole genome shotgun sequence, one region contains:
- the LOC116260449 gene encoding aspartic proteinase 36-like, which produces MALITRLWALLCVGLLCDLCFCRELYRGSEVGGGGRVGLHLNQGVLGGRGSPMILPLVLTPANLSWQFIREEHRRKAQATDSHQISNAHMKLYDDLLLNGYYTTRLFIGTPPQEFALIVDSGSTVTYVPCDTCEQCGNHQDPKFQTSQSSTYEPVKCNIDCTCDKDNAQCTYERQYAEMSSSSGVLGKDIVSFGNESSLKPQHLVFGCENSETGDLYSQRADGIMGLGRGQLSIMDQLVEEGVISDSFSLCYGGMEVGGGAMVLGGISPPPGMVFSPSDPGRSPYYNIELREMHVAGKKLQLNPSIFNGKHGTVLDSGTTYAYLPEAAFVAFRDAIFKSLQSLKRIPGPDPSYHDICFAGAGSDISRLSETFPTVDMVFSNGQKLSLSPENYLFRHSKVHGAYCLGVFQNGRDPTTLLGGIIVRNTLVTYDRANEKIGFWKTNCSELWDRLQLNEAPPSAEPPAPEKNSTMPSLPSMPPSQPPMSSASGSTQRVGFIRFVLHLTIKLSDLIPHIHELEESIVHELEVNSYQVRIVNFTGDVSGSVVSCSVYPDGSTGYISNATVERIHTLVAEHRMNLPSTFGSYRLLGWEIDQPSERTWLQRHMLVVIAATMLVVMLISSAFIGWYVWRRHSQAALGAYKPVDAVVPEQELQPL; this is translated from the exons ATGGCGTTGATTACGCGCCTTTGGGCTCTACTCTGCGTAGGCCTTCTTTGCGATCTTTGTTTCTGCCGTGAATTATACAGAGGTTCGGaggttggtggtggtggtcgtGTCGGCCTGCATCTGAACCAGGGCGTCCTCGGCGGTCGTGGATCGCCGATGATCTTGCCGCTGGTTCTGACGCCCGCCAACTTGTCGTGGCAATTCATCAGAGAAGAGCACCGCCGGAAGGCGCAGGCGACTGACTCGCATCAGATATCGAATGCCCACATGAAGTTATACGACGATCTTCTCCTTAATGG GTATTACACGACTAGGCTGTTTATTGGAACACCTCCTCAAGAATTCGCACTTATAGTCGACTCAGGCAGTACTGTTACTTACGTCCCTTGCGATACTTGTGAACAGTGTGGAAATCATCAG GATCCTAAGTTCCAAACCAGTCAATCCAGTACCTACGAGCCAGTGAAGTGTAATATTGACTGTACTTGCGATAAAGATAATGCGCAGTGCACTTATGAAAGGCAATATGCAGAAATGAGTTCCAGTAGTGGTGTACTAGGTAAAGACATTGTGTCATTTGGTAATGAGAGTTCTCTTAAACCACAGCATCTTGTTTTTGGCTGTGAGAACTCAGAAACTGGTGATCTATACAGTCAGCGTGCTGATGGAATTATGGGGCTGGGACGAGGTCAACTTAGTATCATGGATCAACTTGTGGAAGAGGGTGTAATAAGTGATTCGTTTTCTTTATGTTATGGAGGGATGGAAGTTGGTGGGGGTGCAATGGTTCTAGGTGGAATTTCCCCTCCTCCTGGAATGGTGTTTTCTCCATCAGATCCTGGTCGCAG TCCTTATTACAATATTGAGCTGAGGGAAATGCATGTAGCTGGAAAGAAGTTGCAGTTAAATCCAAGTATATTCAACGGCAAACATGGTACGGTTCTGGATAGTGGTACAACATATGCTTACCTACCAGAGGCAGCCTTTGTTGCATTTCGAGATGCT ATATTCAAAAGCCTTCAGTCCCTCAAGCGAATTCCGGGCCCAGATCCTTCATATCATGACATTTGTTTTGCTGGAGCAGGAAG TGACATCTCCCGACTCTCAGAGACATTTCCCACAGTCGACATGGTATTCAGCAATGGGCAAAAACTATCTCTGTCTCCTGAAAACTATTTATTCAGG cattccAAGGTGCATGGTGCCTACTGTCTGGGAGTTTTTCAGAACGGGAGAGATCCTACAACCCTTTTGGGAG GGATTATTGTGCGCAACACTCTAGTAACTTATGATCGTGCAAATGAAAAGATTGGATTTTGGAAGACCAATTGTTCAGAATTGTGGGACAGACTTCAACTTAATGAAGCACCTCCATCAGCAGAACCGCCAGCTCCTGAGAAGAACTCAACCATGCCGAGCTTACCGTCTATGCCTCCTAGTCAACCACCAATGTCTTCCGCTTCAG GTAGCACACAAAGAGTTGGATTCATAAGATTTGTACTTCATCTGACCATAAAGCTTTCCGACCTCATCCCTCACATTCATGAACTTGAAGAAAGCATTGTACATGAATTAGAAGTGAACTCATATCAG GTCCGCATAGTAAACTTTACAGGTGATGTTAGTGGTTCAGTTGTTAGTTGCTCAGTATATCCAGATGGTTCCACTGGTTACATATCAAATGCGACTGTAGAG AGAATACACACTCTAGTGGCTGAACATCGTATGAACCTTCCTAGTACATTTGGGAGCTACAGGTTGCTAGGTTGGGAAATTGATCAGCCTTCTGAAAG